The DNA sequence GGCGACATCGCTGGGCGCGATGCCCTCGAAGCGGGCCGCGAGCAGCGCCACGTCGTCGTCCCGGTCGCCGGGGCCGAGCATGTCCAGCACCTCGTCGCACAGCGGCTCCAGCGGCGGCGGGTTGGGGCCGGTGAGCCGGGCGGTGGCGGTCAGCCGTTCGCGCAGCTGCTCGATACCGGTCCACACATCGCGCATCCGCGATTCGACCAGCCCGTCGGTGTAGAGCATCAGGGTGGCCCCGGCCGGCGCGTCCAGCTCGACCGCCTCGAAGTCGACCCCGCCGACCCCGATCGGCGCCCCCGGCGGCACCCGCAGCACCTCGGCGCGGCCGCCCCGGTGCAGCAGAAGGGGCGGCGGATGGCCCGCGTTGGCGACCACGATGCGGTGCGCGACGGGGTCGTAGACCGCGTAGAGGCAGGTGGCCATGCGGTCGGTGCCCAGCCGCTGGGCCTGCTCGTCGAGGTGGTGCAGCACCTCCTGCGGCGGCAGGTCGAGCCCGGCGAGGGTCTGCGCGGTGGTGCGCAGCTGGCCCATGATCGCGGCGGAGGTCATCGAATGGCCCATCACATCGCCGACCACCAGCGCCACCCGGTTGCCCGGCAGCGGGATCGCGTCGTACCAGTCGCCGCCCACCCGGGCCGTCTCGGCGGCCGGCAGGTAGCGGCTGGCCAGCCGGACGCCGGTGGGCTGCGGCAGCGAGTCGGGCAGCATGGTGCGCTGCAACTCGTCCGCGATGTAGACCTCGCGTCCGTACAGCACCGCCTTGTCGACGCCGAGCGCGGTGTGGGTGGCCAGCTGGGCCGCCACCAGCAGATCGTCCGGTTCGAACGGCGGCCGGTCCGGGCGGCGTACGAACACCGCCGCGCCGATCACCCGGCGGCGGCCGCGCATCGGGGCCAGCACGGTGCGCTGACCGGTCGCCACGCACGGGCCCTCGCCGAGGAGCTGGGGCAGCGCGGCGCGGGCGGCCTGGGAGTCGCCGAACACCGGCCGCACCCCGCGCAGCACCTCGGCCAGCGGACCGCCCGCCTCCACCTCGCACAGCTCGGCCGCCGGGCCCCCGCCCACGGCGGGCGAGAGATCGGACTGCGAGGACATCAGCGCCAGCCGGCCGCTGTCGGTGTCCGGGTCCAGCGGAATCCGGTCGGTACGGCGCAGCCGCAGCATCATCGGGCCGACCGGGCGCTCGTCGCCGACCGGCAGCGGATCACGCAGATACACCAGGATCGCGTCGGCGAAGGTGGGCACGGTGGCCCGGCACAGGCCCAGCACGATCTCGTCCAGGTCGATACCCCGGGCGATCCGCCGGGTCGCGGCCCCCACGAACCGCAGCCGGTCGCCGCTCCGGTCCCGCGCGGCGGCGTCGGCGGCGGCCCCACCCGCCGGCGGCACCGGGGGCGCCCCGCCCGCCGGTGTGCCGTACCCCACCTGGCCCGCCGCGGCGGCCGCCGTATGGGTGTCGCCGGGCTGCGCCGGGTGCTCACCCGCACCGGCGCCCCGCCACGCCGCGCCCCGGCCGCCGCCCTGGGCGGCCGGGGGCTGTTCGCCGGGGCCGGTCCCGCCGTTCCGTCGCGCCGCGCCTCTGGCGGCATTGCGATCCGCGTCCCACACAGGCTCGCCCTCCGGTGTGCCGTGCTCCGGCTGCGCCGGGTGCTCGCTCTCCGCCGTGTCCCGGCGCTCCCTGCCTCCACCACCGCGTGCCGCGGCGGCGCCTCCCCGCCCGTCCGTGCCGTCCGCACCGTCCGCGCCCGTCCCGCCGTGGTGCCCGCATCCGCTCCGATGGGGGTCGCCGCCGCACGCCGGGGCCGCGCCGCGGTCTCTGGCGCGGGGCGCGGGCTCCTGGCCGGGCCCCGGGGGGCCGTCGTGGGCCGCCGGGGCCGAGGGGCCGTCCGCGGGGAAGGCGGGACGCGGCCGGCCGCCGTCCGGCTCCTGACCGGGGGCAGCCGTCTGCCGCACGGCGGTCCGCGGGTCCGGGACCGCGCCGTGCGCGTCGTCGGGCGCGGGCGCGCCCGGGGCGGCGGCAGGGGTGGCCGCCTGCCGCCTGTTGTGGGAGGTGGGGTGCTCCGTCACGCGTGGGTTTCCATCCGTCCGGGGCCGTGCGCCCGCAGGTCGTGGGCGCACCGAGGGTCAGGCACGTCGTCGGCAGTTCAGGAAGATCTGGATCTCGGGTGGTACGCCCGTGCTCGCCGGGGCGTACGAGTACGCGTCCTCCCCGGCGATCTCGAAGCCCGCATCGCGTACGACCTGGCGCAGCTCGTCCCGCAGATAACCGGATACCCGCACCGAGTGGCCGAGGAACGGGATGGGGAAGTCGTCGATGTCCGACTCCACCATGCCCAGCGCCAGCAGCCCTTCGGGTCTGAGCACCGCGTGCAGCGCCCGCAGGGCGTACGGGATCTCCGGGCGGGGCAGCAGCAGCAGCGAGAAGTTGGCGGTGATGCCGTCGAACGAGCCGAGCTCCCGGGGGCCGCCCGGACCGTACCGGCCGCCCACCCGCAGATCGACGATGTCCACATGGTGGAACGTGGCCTCCGGCACATTGTCCCGGGCGAGCTTGAGCATGCCCTCGGAGATGTCGATGCCGACCACCTCGTGGCCCGCGTCGACCAGCTGACGGGCCGTGGGCAGACCGGTGCCGCTGCCGACGTCGAGCACCCGGGAGCCGGGCGGAAGCGTTTCGGCCATCCACCGGCCGGCCGCGATCTGGCCCTCCTTGTGCGGAAAGGCGTCGTCGAGGCGGTCCCCGATGGCGTCGAACGCCTCCGCCTGACCGCTGCGGTCCAGTGCGAGGCGGTCGAAGTCCGCATAGCCCGCGTAGCCGTCCCCGTACTCGTCCTCACCGCTCACGACCCCGCCCCCTCCAGTGACATCACGTCATGTTGTGCGCATCGCCCGAGACTTGCGTCGGTGCCAGGTGTCCCGCATGGGCAGTGTTCCGGACGACGATCCTACGTTTGAAACACGGGGACACGACAAGAGGTTCACCTCGAGTGCGCCGAGGTGCGCTTCTCGTCCTGCTTCCGGTCCTGCTTCCTGCCCTGTTCCTTGCCCTGTTCGCTGTCCGTACGGCCCCAGTCCGCGGGAAGGGCGGGCACGGACCACGCCGGGTCCGGCCGCCAGTCCTCCCACCTGTCCCGGAACGGCGCTCCCCAGGACTCGATGGTCGCGACGGCCGCCCGGCCCGCGGCCCGGACCCGCTCCGCCTGCTCGGCGCCCATCAGCCCGGCCCGCTGCGCCTGCGCGAACTCGTCCTCGTCCTTCCATTCCCAGCTGTGGTCGGGGTAGACCGCGATGTCCAGGAAGTGGTCCTCGGAGTCCACCCCGCGGTCCCCGCGGACCAGCGGCTCCTCCAGGTTCACGTACCAGTTCTTGAACTGCCAGCCGTGGTCCCAGAACAGCCACACCGACCACGGGTCGCCGGGCCGCGCGAGCTTCAGCACCCCGGTGCCGAACCACTGGGACAGCGCGGTGGTGCGCGGTTTGGTGTAACGGGTGGACAGCGGTTCGCGGTGCACCGAGGTGCCGTCGGTGAGCTGCGGTTTGACGCAGGCGGTGCCGGGGGCGAGCCAGACGGCGAGCAGCTCCGGGGTGTCCTCGACGACGGTCACGGGACGGCAGATGTGGATGTGCTCGGAGGCGTTGGCACGGTAGCGCCACAGGATATGGTCGCCCGGTGCCCACCGGGCGATGTCCGCCGTCCCCGTCGTCTCCACGATGTCCGCTGTCATGAGCAGATCTTAGGTGGGAGCGGGCCGCGGTGCCGTGACCTATGCCGCAACCGGGGGCCAACGCCCGGCTAAGGGTGTGTCATGCGCAGTACGTCGAGCGCCTGGTCCCCCGGCTAAGGGTGTGTCATGCGCAGTACGTCGAGCGCCTCGTCCAGCTGCTCCAGGGTCAGCAGCCCGCGCTCCACATAGCCGGACTCCAGGACCACCTCCCGGATCGTCTTGCGCTCCGCCAGCGACCGCTTGGCCACCTTCGCCGCCTCCTCGTAGCCGAGGTAGCGGTTGAGCGGGGTGACGACGGACGGTGAGGACTCCGCGTACTCCCGGGCCCGCTCGGCGTTGGCGGTGATCCCGTCGATCGTGCGGTCCGCGAGCAGCCGGGAGACATTGGCCAGCAGCCGGATCGACTCCAGCAGATTCTTGGCGATCACCGGGAGCATCACATTGAGCTCGAAGTTCCCGGCGGCCCCGGCCGCGGCGACGGTGGCGTCATTGCCGGTGACCTGCGCCGCGACCATCAGCGTGGCCTCGGGGATCACCGGATTGACCTTCCCCGGCATGATCGAGGAGCCGGGCTGGAGATCGGGCAGGGCGATCT is a window from the Streptomyces luomodiensis genome containing:
- a CDS encoding SpoIIE family protein phosphatase → MTEHPTSHNRRQAATPAAAPGAPAPDDAHGAVPDPRTAVRQTAAPGQEPDGGRPRPAFPADGPSAPAAHDGPPGPGQEPAPRARDRGAAPACGGDPHRSGCGHHGGTGADGADGTDGRGGAAAARGGGGRERRDTAESEHPAQPEHGTPEGEPVWDADRNAARGAARRNGGTGPGEQPPAAQGGGRGAAWRGAGAGEHPAQPGDTHTAAAAAGQVGYGTPAGGAPPVPPAGGAAADAAARDRSGDRLRFVGAATRRIARGIDLDEIVLGLCRATVPTFADAILVYLRDPLPVGDERPVGPMMLRLRRTDRIPLDPDTDSGRLALMSSQSDLSPAVGGGPAAELCEVEAGGPLAEVLRGVRPVFGDSQAARAALPQLLGEGPCVATGQRTVLAPMRGRRRVIGAAVFVRRPDRPPFEPDDLLVAAQLATHTALGVDKAVLYGREVYIADELQRTMLPDSLPQPTGVRLASRYLPAAETARVGGDWYDAIPLPGNRVALVVGDVMGHSMTSAAIMGQLRTTAQTLAGLDLPPQEVLHHLDEQAQRLGTDRMATCLYAVYDPVAHRIVVANAGHPPPLLLHRGGRAEVLRVPPGAPIGVGGVDFEAVELDAPAGATLMLYTDGLVESRMRDVWTGIEQLRERLTATARLTGPNPPPLEPLCDEVLDMLGPGDRDDDVALLAARFEGIAPSDVAYWFLDPKAQTAGQARRLTRRALARWDLDDLTDAVELLVSEVVTNAVRYAERPITLRLLRTDVLRCEVGDDVPQLPRLRQARPSDEGGRGLYLVNRLARRWGATRLSTGKVVWFELAMP
- a CDS encoding class I SAM-dependent methyltransferase, with amino-acid sequence MSGEDEYGDGYAGYADFDRLALDRSGQAEAFDAIGDRLDDAFPHKEGQIAAGRWMAETLPPGSRVLDVGSGTGLPTARQLVDAGHEVVGIDISEGMLKLARDNVPEATFHHVDIVDLRVGGRYGPGGPRELGSFDGITANFSLLLLPRPEIPYALRALHAVLRPEGLLALGMVESDIDDFPIPFLGHSVRVSGYLRDELRQVVRDAGFEIAGEDAYSYAPASTGVPPEIQIFLNCRRRA
- the fomD gene encoding cytidylyl-2-hydroxypropylphosphonate hydrolase produces the protein MTADIVETTGTADIARWAPGDHILWRYRANASEHIHICRPVTVVEDTPELLAVWLAPGTACVKPQLTDGTSVHREPLSTRYTKPRTTALSQWFGTGVLKLARPGDPWSVWLFWDHGWQFKNWYVNLEEPLVRGDRGVDSEDHFLDIAVYPDHSWEWKDEDEFAQAQRAGLMGAEQAERVRAAGRAAVATIESWGAPFRDRWEDWRPDPAWSVPALPADWGRTDSEQGKEQGRKQDRKQDEKRTSAHSR